The Arachis hypogaea cultivar Tifrunner chromosome 19, arahy.Tifrunner.gnm2.J5K5, whole genome shotgun sequence genome has a window encoding:
- the LOC140182390 gene encoding uncharacterized protein — protein MGWDPNDQILPIAYAVVEVETKDLWTWFLQHLCDDLGVDKIKTCTFMSDQQKGLVPTFEELLPGVDHRFCVKHLYANFKKRYPRIQLKLMMWNATEATYFQEWERRMSEIQKVDQGAYNYLMEIPTKYWCLHRFVCRPRCDTLVNNMCEVFNSVLVEAREKPIVTMLEDIRVYIMKHCADNNDRIVPYNRDVLPRIRIKVEKQAELSGNWVSVYAGRDRYEVVSIQRGEEKICG, from the exons ATGGGTTGGGACCCAAACGATCAAATCCTGCCGATAGCATATGCAGTTGTCGAAGTTGAAACCAAGGACTTATGGACATGGTTTCTCCAGCATCTATGTGATGACCTGGGAGTTGACAAAATCAAGACCTGCACCTTCATGTCTGACCAACAGAAG GGTTTAGTGCCAACTTTTGAGGAGCTTCTGCCTGGGGTTGACCATAGGTTTTGTGTCAAACATCTGTATGCAAATTTCAAGAAGCGATATCCAAGAATCCAATTAAAGCTAATGATGTGGAATGCTACCGAGGCAACTTATTTTCAAGAATGGGAAAGGAGGATGAGTGAGATACAAAAGGTGGATCAGGGAGCATACAACTATCTAATGGAGATTCCGACAAAGTACTGGTGTCTTCACAGGTTTGTGTGTAGACCTAGGTGTGACACTTTAGTAAACAATATGTGTGAAGTGTTTAATTCTGTTCTGGTTGAAGCTAGGGAGAAGCCAATAGTTACTATGCTAGAGGATATTCGGGTTTACATAATGAAACATTGTGCTGACAATAATGATAGGATAGTGCCTTACAATAGAGATGTGTTACCCCGTATTAGAATTAAGGTAGAAAAACAGGCAGAACTAAGTGGGAATTGGGTGAGTGTGTATGCTGGACGTGATAGATATGAAGTGGTTAGCATCCAGAGGGGGGAAGAAAAAATTTGTGGTTGA